One segment of Fictibacillus halophilus DNA contains the following:
- the recR gene encoding recombination mediator RecR, protein MHYPEPISKLIESFMKLPGIGPKTAVRLAFFVLEMKEDDVLDFGRALVNAKRQLIYCSNCFHITDRDPCMICDDSSRDRTTICVVHDSKDVIAMEKMKEYRGLYHVLHGAISPMDGVGPEDIKVAELLKRLTDEGIQEIIMATDPNIEGEATAMYIARLLKPTGIKITRIAHGLPVGGDLEYADEVTLSKALEGRREI, encoded by the coding sequence ATGCATTATCCTGAACCGATCTCAAAACTGATTGAAAGCTTTATGAAATTGCCGGGCATCGGACCGAAAACGGCGGTTCGCCTGGCATTTTTCGTATTGGAAATGAAAGAAGATGACGTGCTTGATTTTGGACGAGCACTCGTTAACGCGAAACGTCAGCTTATCTATTGTTCCAACTGCTTTCATATTACTGACCGTGATCCTTGTATGATCTGCGATGATTCAAGCAGAGACCGAACGACGATCTGTGTCGTCCACGACTCCAAGGACGTTATTGCGATGGAAAAAATGAAAGAATACCGAGGACTCTATCATGTTCTCCACGGTGCTATCTCGCCAATGGACGGCGTAGGACCAGAGGATATTAAAGTCGCAGAACTGTTAAAGCGTCTAACAGATGAAGGGATTCAAGAAATTATCATGGCTACTGATCCGAACATTGAAGGAGAAGCCACTGCCATGTATATCGCAAGACTCCTAAAACCAACGGGTATTAAGATTACTCGTATTGCTCACGGCCTCCCTGTAGGTGGAGACTTGGAATATGCGGATGAAGTAACGCTATCCAAAGCGCTTGAAGGAAGAAGAGAAATCTAA
- a CDS encoding YbaB/EbfC family nucleoid-associated protein, protein MMKGNMNNMMKQMQKMQRDMAKAQEELKDKVIEGTAGGGMVTVKANGHKEIIDIIIKEEVVDPDDIDMLQDLVLAATNDALKKVDELVSQDMGKFTKGLNIPGMF, encoded by the coding sequence ATGATGAAAGGCAACATGAACAATATGATGAAACAAATGCAAAAAATGCAGCGTGACATGGCGAAAGCTCAAGAGGAATTAAAAGATAAAGTGATCGAAGGTACAGCTGGTGGCGGTATGGTTACCGTTAAAGCGAACGGTCACAAAGAAATCATCGACATTATCATTAAAGAGGAAGTTGTAGATCCAGATGATATCGACATGCTTCAAGACCTTGTGTTAGCAGCTACGAATGATGCACTTAAAAAAGTAGACGAATTAGTATCACAAGACATGGGCAAATTCACAAAAGGACTCAACATTCCTGGAATGTTCTAG